Proteins encoded together in one Chitinophaga sp. LS1 window:
- a CDS encoding DUF2188 domain-containing protein — MSKKNQHVVPRGDDWAVVGAGNSRATAIVSTQQQAIDRAQEIAINQRTEVVIHRPNGQIRGSNSYGNDPFPPKG, encoded by the coding sequence ATGTCTAAAAAAAATCAACACGTTGTTCCCAGGGGGGATGACTGGGCAGTGGTAGGTGCGGGCAATAGTAGAGCAACTGCAATTGTTTCTACTCAGCAGCAGGCTATCGACAGGGCCCAAGAAATAGCAATTAACCAAAGAACCGAGGTGGTTATCCACCGCCCGAATGGTCAGATCCGTGGCTCTAATAGCTATGGAAATGATCCGTTCCCTCCAAAAGGCTAA
- a CDS encoding ThiF family adenylyltransferase, whose protein sequence is MIKLRLTGGQHAALVNHLYPGDNKEAVALGLCSRSFTSEGHTLCLKEIHPIPHDKCFQREEDYVHWPTDMLKPLLEVAEKHNYAILKIHCHPGGGEFFSHIDTKSDRELFSGIHQWLDTNLPHVSCIMLPDGRIFGRAFDRDLNEQRIQQISVAGANIYQWHYQPVEGLNEALQARNLQAFGKGTMLMLSRMKIGVVGCSGTGSIVIEQLKRYGVGSFVLVDPDTIDFVNLNRIIGSTHSDAEMKVLKTSVMKREIEEVGFKTTITVYPSHISEANVVKDLADCDILFGCVDGAEGRHILNLISSCYLIPYFDLGVRLDADGVGGISGIYGTVHYIQPGGSSLLSRGAYSVGKLLAETTKRQNAEAYARNQYLAAVGESSPAVITVNMKAAATAVEDFLARIHPYRIIPNSEIDAIRIIFATSETTTVNYKDKSCEFFDKYVGIGDVKPLLRIDELGRD, encoded by the coding sequence ATGATAAAGTTAAGATTAACAGGAGGGCAGCACGCTGCCCTCGTTAATCACCTGTATCCAGGTGATAACAAAGAAGCCGTAGCATTAGGGCTGTGTTCAAGAAGTTTTACCTCTGAAGGACATACACTTTGTCTAAAAGAAATCCACCCAATACCACATGACAAATGCTTTCAACGTGAAGAGGATTATGTTCACTGGCCAACGGACATGTTAAAACCGTTACTGGAAGTCGCTGAAAAGCATAATTATGCGATATTAAAGATTCATTGCCATCCTGGAGGCGGGGAATTTTTTTCGCATATTGATACAAAGTCAGACAGAGAGTTGTTTTCCGGAATCCATCAATGGCTGGATACAAACCTTCCGCACGTCAGTTGTATCATGTTGCCTGATGGCAGGATCTTCGGCCGCGCCTTTGACAGAGATTTAAACGAACAGCGTATTCAACAAATATCCGTTGCAGGTGCTAATATTTATCAGTGGCATTATCAGCCAGTGGAAGGATTGAACGAGGCGTTACAGGCCCGCAATTTACAGGCTTTTGGCAAAGGAACTATGCTGATGTTGAGCCGAATGAAGATAGGAGTAGTCGGTTGTTCAGGTACGGGAAGTATTGTCATCGAACAACTTAAAAGATATGGCGTTGGTTCTTTTGTACTGGTCGATCCGGACACTATCGACTTTGTGAACCTCAACAGAATAATTGGTTCTACTCATTCGGATGCAGAAATGAAAGTCTTGAAGACATCAGTTATGAAACGTGAGATAGAGGAAGTTGGGTTTAAAACCACAATAACCGTTTACCCTTCCCATATTAGCGAAGCTAATGTCGTGAAAGACCTCGCAGACTGTGACATCCTGTTTGGTTGTGTTGATGGTGCAGAAGGAAGGCACATTCTTAACCTGATTTCAAGTTGCTATCTTATTCCATATTTCGATTTGGGGGTCCGCCTTGACGCGGATGGAGTTGGGGGTATTTCAGGCATCTATGGTACTGTGCATTATATCCAGCCTGGCGGAAGTAGCCTCCTTAGTCGCGGAGCTTACAGTGTCGGTAAGCTGCTGGCTGAGACAACCAAAAGACAAAACGCAGAAGCTTATGCCAGGAACCAATACCTTGCTGCCGTAGGCGAGTCCTCGCCTGCTGTCATCACTGTCAATATGAAAGCTGCTGCCACTGCTGTTGAAGATTTCCTTGCTCGTATTCATCCTTACCGCATTATCCCTAATTCAGAGATTGATGCTATCAGGATAATTTTTGCAACCTCAGAAACTACAACAGTAAATTACAAAGACAAGAGTTGTGAATTTTTTGATAAGTACGTAGGTATAGGGGATGTTAAACCGCTCTTACGCATAGACGAATTAGGGCGGGATTAG
- a CDS encoding E2/UBC family protein, whose product MDEQSLKSAMPKKYKAFANDKELVFDKAIVSREEFLTAGGFLPVSCYSLYIVKEHNDFDPILAGDMIDLSYEGKERLIVKEATVFSYTLNKELETTDSRTLTPVEILKLGGKNPDKEYLIQVIPKAPDIVYAYTPETEIKMVCSGLEFITKPWLEQVNIEEYGMKCLPVPPTHSFIVPIHGGSYTFTTPFVTGKELILKTGRSEYQEFEIYKAYSNSTKKQVEYNEEVDLTEQCLVRFLILPKKQEDGRGNDQPFILPEEDVTFLDNQALPWECLINNGEKCILINDFPVPEGYNAPTVTVALKISPLYPATEIDMAYFYPQLVRKDGRQIHAISAEIIKGLQFQRWSRHRKPNEWLPGVDNIATHLILVENWLRNELKR is encoded by the coding sequence ATGGACGAACAATCCTTGAAATCCGCAATGCCTAAAAAGTATAAGGCATTCGCAAACGATAAAGAGTTAGTGTTTGATAAAGCAATCGTGTCACGTGAAGAGTTCCTGACTGCTGGTGGATTTCTCCCGGTGTCATGCTATTCCTTATATATAGTAAAGGAGCATAACGACTTTGATCCAATTTTGGCTGGTGATATGATAGATCTTAGCTATGAAGGCAAGGAGCGCTTAATCGTAAAAGAAGCTACTGTCTTTAGCTACACATTAAATAAAGAGTTGGAAACTACCGACAGTAGGACACTGACACCGGTTGAAATCCTGAAATTGGGTGGGAAAAATCCTGATAAGGAATATCTGATTCAGGTAATTCCGAAGGCGCCAGACATTGTATATGCATATACACCAGAGACCGAAATCAAGATGGTTTGCAGTGGCCTTGAGTTTATCACAAAACCATGGTTGGAACAGGTGAATATCGAAGAATACGGTATGAAATGCCTGCCAGTTCCACCGACTCACAGTTTCATAGTGCCAATTCATGGAGGCTCCTATACGTTTACAACTCCGTTCGTTACTGGTAAAGAATTGATTCTTAAAACAGGCCGCAGCGAATACCAGGAGTTCGAAATCTATAAAGCCTACAGTAATTCGACAAAAAAGCAGGTTGAATATAATGAAGAGGTAGACCTAACTGAACAGTGTCTGGTACGCTTCCTTATTCTGCCTAAAAAGCAGGAGGATGGACGTGGTAACGACCAGCCCTTCATACTTCCAGAAGAGGATGTTACCTTTTTAGATAATCAGGCGCTCCCATGGGAGTGCTTGATTAATAATGGTGAGAAATGCATATTAATCAATGACTTTCCTGTTCCTGAGGGGTATAATGCACCTACGGTGACCGTAGCGCTGAAAATTTCCCCATTATATCCCGCCACCGAAATCGACATGGCTTATTTTTATCCGCAACTTGTTCGCAAGGATGGAAGGCAGATTCATGCTATTTCTGCCGAGATCATCAAAGGACTGCAATTCCAAAGATGGTCGAGGCATAGAAAGCCAAACGAATGGCTACCAGGCGTTGATAATATAGCAACGCACCTGATCCTCGTTGAAAATTGGTTACGTAACGAATTAAAACGCTGA
- a CDS encoding helix-turn-helix transcriptional regulator, with product MTPLDSNGLYTQLGQRIRNAREKVGMSQEVLAEQLSLTRASIVNIENGKQRPMLHTLLSICDILKTNLKVLLPEYVSENEESEMALVAAAAPPVVDTIITQNDEAVDEDTKDAILKFVAHLKK from the coding sequence ATGACACCCCTTGATTCAAATGGCCTTTACACGCAGTTAGGTCAGCGCATAAGAAACGCACGGGAAAAAGTCGGTATGAGTCAGGAAGTTTTAGCCGAACAGCTAAGTTTAACAAGAGCGTCAATTGTCAATATCGAAAACGGCAAGCAGCGTCCCATGCTTCATACCCTCCTTTCTATCTGCGATATTCTAAAAACAAATCTGAAAGTACTGTTACCGGAGTATGTTTCTGAGAATGAAGAGTCTGAGATGGCACTTGTCGCAGCAGCTGCCCCACCAGTAGTTGATACTATTATTACACAAAACGACGAAGCAGTAGACGAGGATACCAAAGATGCGATTCTGAAATTCGTTGCACACCTAAAAAAATAA
- a CDS encoding ImmA/IrrE family metallo-endopeptidase gives MTNAAINSKATEIILQFGKMEAPIRVDDIARAMGLKVVAFPLEGDVSGLLLIEADGATIGYNQNEARVRRRYTVAHELGHYCLGHTQEGTPSVFVDKGYRVYFRRPGQDEPSAARREREANYFAACLLMPEQLLVPEVDKLEFDPGNEDAIKHLAKMFDVSATAMSYRIQNLYA, from the coding sequence ATGACAAACGCTGCTATCAATTCAAAAGCGACTGAAATCATCTTACAATTTGGAAAGATGGAAGCTCCTATCAGGGTTGATGATATTGCCAGAGCGATGGGACTGAAAGTTGTTGCTTTTCCCCTCGAGGGTGACGTGTCAGGTCTGTTATTAATAGAAGCAGACGGCGCTACTATCGGTTATAACCAGAATGAAGCGAGAGTCAGAAGGCGTTATACAGTAGCACATGAGCTTGGACATTATTGCCTTGGGCATACCCAGGAAGGTACTCCGAGCGTTTTTGTCGATAAGGGGTACCGTGTCTATTTTCGGAGGCCAGGGCAAGACGAGCCAAGTGCTGCAAGAAGGGAACGCGAGGCTAATTATTTCGCAGCTTGTCTTTTAATGCCTGAACAGCTTTTGGTGCCTGAAGTAGATAAATTGGAATTCGATCCGGGCAACGAAGATGCTATCAAACATCTTGCAAAAATGTTTGATGTAAGCGCCACTGCTATGAGTTATAGAATTCAAAATTTGTACGCTTAA
- a CDS encoding DUF3560 domain-containing protein, with translation MKHNFEQRKQNRIVYAIRQAEKNTSLSDQQFNAAHEISSFIPMGQPILVGHHSEKRHRRDLDRIHNLHGQSIKAAEKAAYYADKANVIESNTAIFSDDPQATDKLRSKLKDCEDLQAYMKAVNKCIKKNDKEAFLKLPGASEEKWIIVNTPDCFKCKGYPHYKLANNGAEIRRLKARIEQLEAVEKIESSESEHNGIIYRINVEANRVQLIFPGKPEEQIRSVLRYYGFRWAPSEIAWQRHLNNAGIYAAKSALREIAIKMQVQQEGHEQANTLPDNQD, from the coding sequence ATGAAACATAATTTTGAACAGCGCAAACAGAATCGCATTGTATATGCTATCAGACAGGCCGAAAAAAATACAAGCCTATCAGATCAGCAGTTTAATGCAGCCCATGAAATTTCATCGTTTATTCCAATGGGCCAGCCTATTTTAGTAGGGCATCACTCAGAAAAAAGACACCGCCGCGATTTGGACCGGATACACAATTTACACGGCCAGTCTATCAAAGCAGCTGAAAAAGCTGCCTATTACGCTGATAAAGCAAATGTCATTGAAAGTAACACCGCTATTTTTTCTGATGACCCGCAGGCAACGGATAAACTGCGTTCCAAATTGAAAGACTGTGAAGACCTGCAAGCCTATATGAAAGCCGTTAATAAGTGCATCAAAAAAAATGATAAGGAAGCGTTTTTAAAACTGCCAGGAGCCAGTGAAGAAAAATGGATTATTGTAAACACGCCAGATTGTTTTAAATGCAAAGGTTATCCCCATTATAAACTGGCAAATAACGGTGCTGAAATCAGGAGGTTAAAGGCACGTATTGAACAGTTAGAGGCTGTGGAAAAAATAGAATCCTCTGAATCAGAACATAATGGCATCATATATAGAATAAACGTGGAAGCCAACCGCGTACAATTGATATTCCCAGGTAAACCGGAAGAACAAATCAGGTCCGTTTTAAGGTACTACGGGTTCCGCTGGGCACCTTCAGAAATAGCCTGGCAGCGGCATTTAAATAATGCCGGTATATACGCCGCAAAATCTGCTTTGCGTGAGATTGCTATAAAAATGCAAGTACAGCAGGAAGGGCATGAACAGGCGAATACATTGCCGGACAACCAGGATTGA
- a CDS encoding DUF932 domain-containing protein, whose protein sequence is MADNINFNQITGKHAFYSVRQKAWHGKGQIVDKYQNSTDVLTAAQLNFDVVKRPLITYDAIGEEPNELIVPDIKVPDFFATVRTDTNQPLGVVGSGYEVVQNIDAFSFFDCIAGPENIYYETAGALGKGERIFITAKLPSYITVAGIDTMENYLFLTTSHDGSGSIVAGFTPVRIVCNNTLNAALRNCSNKIKIRHTANAKDRLKEAHRVIGMVNKCIPAISDTFNHWAKINITDQQVKELITLALSPNPETIANIKKGEWEEVSTRFKNQLGEAFSYAFASDTQQLNSTKGKLFGAYNAVTGYFQNVSKYDSAADQVNAILYGGTAEKKAQKAFDLCEAFANYGADALQFN, encoded by the coding sequence ATGGCAGATAATATAAATTTTAACCAGATCACAGGTAAACACGCTTTTTATTCAGTACGTCAAAAAGCATGGCACGGGAAAGGACAGATAGTAGACAAGTATCAAAATAGTACGGATGTGCTAACAGCTGCACAACTAAATTTTGATGTAGTTAAGCGTCCCTTGATTACTTATGATGCTATTGGTGAAGAACCAAACGAATTAATTGTACCGGATATTAAAGTTCCTGACTTTTTCGCGACTGTTCGCACCGATACAAATCAACCTCTCGGAGTTGTAGGAAGTGGTTATGAAGTAGTGCAGAACATAGACGCATTTAGCTTTTTTGATTGCATCGCAGGACCTGAAAATATCTACTACGAAACAGCCGGAGCATTGGGGAAGGGGGAGCGTATTTTTATAACCGCAAAACTACCTTCATATATTACCGTTGCAGGCATAGACACAATGGAAAACTATCTTTTCCTTACAACGTCCCACGATGGCAGCGGCTCAATTGTGGCCGGGTTTACTCCCGTGCGTATCGTGTGTAACAATACCTTAAACGCCGCTTTGCGCAATTGTTCAAATAAAATTAAAATACGTCATACTGCTAATGCAAAAGATAGGTTAAAAGAGGCTCACCGCGTAATAGGGATGGTAAACAAATGTATACCGGCAATCTCTGACACTTTTAATCACTGGGCTAAAATTAATATTACAGACCAGCAGGTAAAGGAATTGATTACCCTGGCCTTATCGCCTAACCCGGAAACAATCGCCAATATTAAAAAAGGAGAATGGGAAGAAGTAAGCACCCGTTTTAAAAATCAATTAGGTGAGGCATTTTCGTATGCATTCGCTAGCGACACCCAACAATTGAATTCTACAAAAGGCAAATTATTTGGGGCTTATAACGCGGTTACAGGCTACTTCCAAAATGTCTCCAAATATGATAGCGCTGCCGACCAGGTAAACGCCATTTTATATGGAGGTACAGCAGAAAAGAAAGCGCAAAAGGCATTCGATCTTTGCGAGGCATTCGCAAATTACGGCGCAGATGCATTACAGTTTAATTAA
- the traN gene encoding conjugative transposon protein TraN, whose product MKKVMLLNWLFVGLFFSRLHAQTTFEVKNIYVSFYQTVLLVFDAPVQDYDRGSADILVKAANKNSYVLKVKANRENFKPTTISVFTDKGAIYSIRVFYVEEAPSLEYHFGTPEKLLSAIQSQKVDTSNQFQYAIRRNADSIAQFKKRARHPKAHNSGMKINLRGVYIHNGVLYFHLTLNNRSNIPYVIDYSKACQRDKTKAKRTSVLEQEVYPLYQLLTPGGNISNKISQTWVIAFPQFTIADSKFLTIDLFERNGDRHLQLRIKGKDILKASPLFPDKTDQ is encoded by the coding sequence ATGAAAAAGGTGATGTTGTTAAATTGGTTATTTGTTGGATTGTTCTTTTCGAGGCTGCATGCACAAACTACGTTCGAGGTAAAGAACATTTATGTAAGTTTTTACCAAACCGTATTGCTCGTGTTTGACGCTCCTGTACAGGATTACGATAGAGGGTCTGCCGATATTTTAGTCAAGGCAGCTAATAAGAACAGCTATGTGCTGAAGGTTAAGGCTAACCGGGAGAATTTTAAGCCGACCACCATATCTGTCTTTACCGATAAAGGTGCCATCTACTCAATCCGTGTCTTTTATGTTGAAGAAGCCCCCTCCTTGGAATACCATTTTGGTACACCTGAGAAACTGTTGTCAGCCATACAGTCGCAGAAAGTAGATACCTCTAATCAATTTCAATACGCTATCAGGAGAAATGCTGACAGCATTGCCCAATTCAAAAAGAGGGCACGCCATCCAAAAGCGCATAACAGCGGAATGAAAATCAACTTGCGGGGCGTATATATACATAATGGCGTATTATACTTTCATCTTACCCTGAATAACCGTTCTAATATTCCTTATGTCATCGACTATAGCAAGGCATGCCAGAGGGACAAAACAAAGGCTAAACGTACCTCTGTCCTGGAACAGGAAGTTTACCCCTTGTATCAGCTACTAACACCAGGCGGGAACATTTCCAACAAAATAAGCCAGACCTGGGTGATTGCCTTTCCTCAATTTACCATTGCAGATTCGAAGTTCTTAACGATAGATCTTTTTGAAAGAAACGGCGATAGGCATTTACAGCTCAGAATTAAGGGGAAGGATATATTAAAAGCAAGTCCACTATTCCCCGATAAAACTGATCAATGA
- the traM gene encoding conjugative transposon protein TraM, whose protein sequence is MEKEKLKARILLFMPVVFIPLICLIFYGMGGAEDNREPPTVNSGFNTVLPSPKLKEDDAMDKLSLYKKAETDSLSLRKLAQGDPYALTVPSGSDTFSTPTTPGSEFKNLKSGKPVGGEEKVKEQLALLQKQLSVSDKPVQASGPATSQTQDVSGSADEQLRQMEKMMHAMQGAASEPDPEMTQLNNMLDKVLDIQNPSRTRNKLKEESLKNRGKVYPVATSAKYQGDDLLPARPNQGDTIYSRWRDSLARIFQQPAKTNRFFDLEDAEDQPGTTNAVAAVVDEEQTLVAGAALKIRLTQDIYIKGQLIPKGTNAHAVCDLSNERLMGEIKEIQYKGNIFPVSLQIYDGDGIAGIRVPGAITRDVAKDEATNAIQTLQMASLDPNIGAQAATAGISAAKSLLSKKTKLIKVTVKSGHPILLLDTNSNE, encoded by the coding sequence ATGGAAAAAGAAAAATTGAAAGCGCGGATATTGTTATTCATGCCTGTGGTATTCATCCCATTAATTTGTTTGATTTTTTACGGTATGGGCGGCGCGGAGGATAATAGGGAGCCGCCAACCGTGAATTCAGGGTTTAATACTGTCCTGCCGTCACCAAAGTTAAAAGAGGATGATGCCATGGATAAGTTGTCATTGTATAAGAAGGCAGAGACAGATTCACTGTCCTTACGCAAACTTGCCCAAGGTGACCCGTATGCCTTAACAGTGCCCAGCGGCAGTGATACTTTCTCCACGCCGACTACCCCCGGCTCTGAATTTAAAAATCTAAAGTCCGGCAAACCTGTAGGCGGAGAAGAAAAGGTAAAGGAACAATTGGCTTTGTTGCAGAAACAGTTATCTGTATCCGATAAGCCAGTGCAGGCGAGTGGGCCTGCCACTTCCCAAACACAGGATGTTTCAGGATCAGCAGATGAGCAATTGCGTCAGATGGAAAAGATGATGCATGCTATGCAGGGGGCTGCCAGTGAGCCTGACCCGGAAATGACGCAATTAAACAATATGCTTGATAAAGTCCTTGATATTCAGAATCCTTCCAGAACGAGAAATAAATTAAAGGAGGAATCGCTGAAAAATCGGGGCAAAGTTTATCCGGTTGCTACATCAGCCAAATATCAAGGAGACGATTTATTGCCTGCCAGGCCCAATCAGGGCGATACCATCTATAGCAGGTGGAGAGATTCGCTTGCCCGCATATTCCAGCAGCCTGCGAAAACGAATCGTTTTTTTGATCTTGAAGATGCGGAGGATCAACCTGGGACAACTAATGCTGTTGCCGCTGTTGTAGACGAAGAGCAGACCTTAGTAGCAGGTGCAGCTTTAAAGATTCGGTTAACGCAGGATATTTATATCAAAGGGCAACTGATACCTAAAGGTACAAATGCACATGCTGTGTGCGACTTAAGCAATGAAAGGTTAATGGGTGAGATTAAAGAAATTCAATATAAGGGTAATATTTTTCCGGTATCCTTACAGATCTATGATGGTGACGGCATTGCCGGCATACGTGTCCCCGGTGCTATAACCAGGGACGTGGCTAAAGACGAAGCTACAAACGCTATTCAGACCCTGCAAATGGCATCACTTGATCCCAATATTGGCGCACAAGCAGCTACAGCCGGTATTAGTGCTGCAAAAAGTCTGCTCTCTAAAAAGACTAAACTTATCAAGGTAACGGTGAAAAGCGGTCATCCTATCCTTCTATTGGACACGAATAGTAACGAATAA
- the traK gene encoding conjugative transposon protein TraK, which produces MFQQFKNIETAFKHIRLFTAVLIIATVIITCYTIYRSYRYAGDAQQKVFVIIDGKAIQAVSATRKDNIPVEATDHIKVFHSLFFSLTPDEKAIQSGLSKAMYLVDKSAKAQYDDLKEAGYYDQVVSGNISQEVSCDSVHIDINQYPYSFRYYGKLRIVRPTSTVIRNLITDGFIRDLNTRTENNPHGFLIERWAIIDNTDVTVNNK; this is translated from the coding sequence ATGTTCCAACAATTCAAGAATATAGAAACGGCTTTTAAACATATTCGACTGTTTACAGCTGTGCTTATCATTGCAACGGTGATTATTACCTGTTATACCATCTACAGGAGTTATCGGTACGCAGGCGATGCGCAACAAAAGGTATTCGTAATAATAGACGGCAAAGCTATTCAGGCAGTTTCCGCTACGAGAAAGGATAATATTCCAGTAGAAGCCACCGATCACATTAAAGTGTTTCATAGCCTTTTCTTTTCTCTTACACCAGATGAGAAAGCTATACAGTCTGGCCTAAGCAAGGCAATGTACCTGGTTGATAAATCAGCTAAAGCCCAATATGATGATTTAAAGGAAGCGGGCTATTATGATCAGGTGGTGTCTGGCAATATTAGCCAGGAAGTTTCCTGCGACAGTGTTCATATTGATATTAACCAATACCCTTATTCTTTTCGGTATTATGGAAAATTACGCATTGTTAGGCCAACTTCTACAGTGATACGTAACCTCATTACAGATGGGTTTATTAGAGACCTGAATACCCGTACAGAGAATAATCCGCATGGCTTTTTGATTGAACGATGGGCCATAATTGATAATACTGATGTAACCGTCAATAATAAATAG
- the traJ gene encoding conjugative transposon protein TraJ, with product MKVWCLVIIGIAIGVFIPSIASAQSVAEHINGLQAVLDKLYKDMLPKCSSLIGIGRAIACFASVFYIGHRVWRSIAAAEPVDVYPLMRPFAIALVILNFPAVLAVFNGILSPTVSGTKTLVVNSDAAVKELFAKKDAAIKSTDQWQALVGKSETGDYDLWVKYAHPSDGGGGMFSRIWKEMQFIWDKMKYNMQNELKMVLSTILQILYAAASLCINTLRIFNLILLGILGPLVLGLSVFDGLHHTLPVYLARYINIYLWLPICNILGSVLGTIQQHLIQMDLDSLAKSGTTSFGLYDAGYLVFMVIGIICYTTVPSIADWIVHAGGGSALQHKVTGHAHSMTGRVADVATNPFGIRS from the coding sequence ATGAAAGTGTGGTGTTTGGTTATAATCGGGATTGCTATAGGTGTATTTATTCCCTCTATTGCGTCAGCACAGTCCGTAGCTGAGCATATCAACGGTCTTCAGGCTGTTTTAGATAAGTTATATAAAGATATGCTTCCCAAGTGTTCCAGCCTGATCGGTATTGGAAGGGCTATTGCCTGTTTTGCATCAGTCTTTTATATAGGTCATCGGGTATGGCGTAGCATAGCAGCAGCAGAGCCGGTAGACGTATATCCTTTAATGCGGCCTTTTGCGATTGCGCTCGTCATCCTGAACTTTCCCGCCGTCTTGGCGGTATTCAACGGAATCCTATCTCCTACAGTAAGTGGGACCAAGACGCTGGTGGTAAATTCTGACGCGGCAGTAAAGGAACTCTTCGCGAAAAAGGATGCGGCTATAAAAAGTACGGACCAGTGGCAAGCCTTGGTAGGCAAGTCAGAGACAGGTGACTATGACCTTTGGGTGAAGTATGCACATCCTAGTGATGGTGGCGGGGGGATGTTCTCCAGGATTTGGAAGGAAATGCAGTTTATATGGGATAAAATGAAGTACAATATGCAAAACGAGCTTAAAATGGTATTGTCTACCATTCTGCAAATTTTGTATGCTGCTGCCTCCCTCTGTATAAATACGCTTAGAATTTTTAACCTGATCCTATTGGGTATACTTGGACCGTTGGTCCTTGGGTTGAGCGTTTTCGACGGCTTGCATCATACGCTCCCGGTTTACCTTGCCCGGTACATCAATATTTACTTGTGGCTACCCATCTGTAATATCCTTGGTTCGGTATTGGGTACAATTCAACAACATTTAATTCAGATGGATTTGGATTCTCTTGCCAAATCAGGAACGACCAGTTTTGGTTTATATGATGCAGGTTACCTGGTATTTATGGTCATAGGCATTATCTGTTATACCACAGTTCCAAGTATCGCAGATTGGATTGTACATGCCGGCGGCGGATCAGCTTTGCAGCATAAGGTGACTGGACATGCCCACTCGATGACCGGCAGGGTAGCTGATGTTGCCACCAACCCGTTCGGTATCCGTTCGTAA
- a CDS encoding TerB family tellurite resistance protein, protein MKWCVGFLLLLLLPRSGSAQAIELAQLALNIEKLAQLKSILQDMYKGYKVLSDGYNKVKDVASGNYKLHEVFLDGLYIVSPEVKKYRRVADIISCQVAILQEGKEAWKTFGSASVFQGSYRDYISRVFNSLYEGSVRNLSELTMVITSGSLRMSDDERLKAIDKIYDDLQGKLTFLRLFNIDTRTYMVNLIRENNENSGLETLHDLN, encoded by the coding sequence ATGAAATGGTGTGTAGGTTTTTTGCTGTTGTTATTATTGCCCAGGTCTGGAAGCGCGCAAGCAATTGAGTTGGCACAATTGGCATTGAATATTGAAAAGTTAGCCCAGTTGAAGAGCATATTGCAGGATATGTATAAGGGATATAAAGTCCTTTCTGATGGCTATAACAAAGTGAAGGACGTTGCCAGCGGTAACTATAAGTTACATGAGGTCTTTTTAGATGGTCTTTACATCGTAAGCCCGGAGGTGAAAAAATACAGGCGTGTAGCCGATATTATTTCTTGTCAGGTAGCTATACTTCAGGAGGGTAAAGAAGCCTGGAAAACATTTGGATCTGCCAGTGTGTTTCAAGGCTCCTATCGTGATTATATCAGCCGTGTTTTTAACAGCTTATACGAAGGTTCAGTTAGGAATTTATCTGAGCTTACAATGGTCATTACTTCAGGTTCACTGAGAATGTCGGATGATGAACGTTTAAAGGCTATTGATAAAATTTATGATGATCTCCAAGGCAAACTTACCTTTTTAAGGTTATTCAACATTGACACCAGGACGTACATGGTAAACCTCATTCGGGAAAATAACGAGAACAGCGGATTGGAAACGCTGCATGATTTGAATTGA